The Triticum aestivum cultivar Chinese Spring chromosome 7B, IWGSC CS RefSeq v2.1, whole genome shotgun sequence genome window below encodes:
- the LOC123161048 gene encoding putative F-box/LRR-repeat protein At5g02930, which yields MEVGGGAPEEPRPRSRSRRQPHRLRGAYKRLLLLLSRVSVGLRIQSHKKKLNIDQGEDRISALPDHLLLGILERLDLRDAVRAGAASRRWRHLPHRLSRLHLDVRHFHGAFPAAIMEEFTAATCRLLSPPAERECALKTLVLDFFPVSDDLSTLGRAVEDLVTHGETECLEFHICSPYEITTGPQRAELRQRFMSFSRACPVAFGWLTKLTLSDLAFRHSQVTDLIASCDRLKHLALSFCSLDHSPLKIDAPHSGIQELEFINFACTRIELVSVPKLRKVCCLSWLCKNPPVRFGYVPELNDISLRPLDKAWHAPFALSECLPRSARNLSNLCLVFFFLKRGKDLPFSLIKE from the coding sequence ATGGAGGTGGGCGGTGGAGCGCCGGAGGAGCCGCGGCCTCGGAGTCGGAGCAGGAGGCAGCCCCACCGCCTCCGTGGCGCATACAAGCGGCTGCTTCTGCTTCTATCTAGGGTTTCAGTCGGCCTCCGAATCCAGTCGCACAAAAAAAAGCTCAACATCGACCAAGGTGAGGACAGAATCAGCGCGCTCCCGGACCATCTCCTCCTCGGAATCCTCGAGCGCCTCGACCTGCGCGACGCGGTACGCGCCGGCGCAGCCTCGAGGAGGTGGAGGCACCTCCCCCACCGGCTCTCGCGCCTGCACCTCGACGTCCGCCACTTCCACGGCGCCTTTCCGGCCGCGATCATGGAGGAGTTCACGGCCGCGACGTGCAGGTTACTGTCTCCGCCGGCCGAGCGCGAGTGCGCTCTCAAGACCCTCGTCCTCGACTTTTTCCCTGTGTCGGACGACCTGAGCACCCTCGGACGCGCCGTCGAGGACCTTGTCACCCACGGCGAGACTGAATGTCTTGAATTTCACATATGCTCGCCGTACGAGATCACCACTGGCCCGCAGCGTGCCGAGCTGCGGCAGCGGTTCATGTCCTTCTCCCGTGCCTGCCCCGTCGCCTTCGGGTGGCTCACCAAGTTAACTCTCAGTGACCTCGCGTTTCGACATTCTCAAGTCACCGACCTCATCGCCTCTTGCGATAGGCTCAAGCACCTTGCCCTGAGTTTCTGCTCGCTGGACCACTCGCCGCTCAAGATTGACGCCCCGCACTCTGGGATCCAGGAGCTCGAGTTCATCAATTTTGCATGCACACGGATCGAGCTCGTCTCTGTCCCTAAGCTTAGGAAAGTGTGCTGCCTATCTTGGCTCTGCAAGAACCCCCCGGTGCGCTTCGGCTATGTTCCAGAGCTTAATGATATAAGTCTCCGTCCTCTTGACAAGGCATGGCATGCGCCATTTGCTTTGAGCGAGTGCCTGCCAAGGAGCGCCAGGAATCTGTCTAATTTGtgtcttgtttttttttttttgaaacgaggcaaagacttgccattttcattgattaaggagTGA